In Paramormyrops kingsleyae isolate MSU_618 chromosome 5, PKINGS_0.4, whole genome shotgun sequence, one DNA window encodes the following:
- the cdc42ep4b gene encoding cdc42 effector protein 4, which yields MPILKQLVSGSSQSKRRSRADLTAEMISAPLGDFRHTMHVGRGGDAFGDTSFLSTRTGEPPQNGRAQPSSPGSKPGLLSRTFRSSKRSQSVNRADKQEQAPASPEDCLVKNAVSLPYLADEGGDGRIQVPKSLSSTPLKNLPEVDNRPLNGAVASKASDLELDERRFGELTDLPPFAGFGRGGMKHAESIMSFHVDLGPSMLGDILSVMDKKGWDDDDLGYEEGKSSEGHASPSPLGLQADAEEDGEAEELLEPPLRPPRAVDVENHEPGPYTPEPWPKYHQHLDSCSISSSGSAALEEKPLGLSHGGDTDSAKFSSPRGEDEKDFSFMDEDDDEIRV from the coding sequence ATGCCCATCTTGAAGCAGTTGGTTTCTGGCTCATCGCAGTCCAAGCGCCGCTCACGGGCGGACCTAACAGCGGAGATGATCAGCGCCCCGCTCGGTGACTTCCGGCACACCATGCACGTGGGCCGGGGTGGTGACGCCTTTGGGGACACCTCCTTCCTCAGCACACGCACTGGGGAGCCCCCTCAGAACggccgggcccagcccagctCCCCCGGGTCTAAGCCAGGCCTGTTGTCTCGCACCTTCCGCAGCAGCAAGCGCTCGCAGTCCGTCAACCGGGCCGACAAGCAGGAGCAAGCGCCGGCATCCCCGGAAGATTGCTTGGTGAAAAATGCTGTATCTCTGCCCTATCTCGCCGATGAGGGTGGGGACGGCAGAATCCAGGTGCCCAAGAGCCTCTCCTCCACCCCATTGAAGAATCTACCGGAAGTGGACAACAGGCCCCTCAATGGGGCGGTGGCCTCCAAGGCATCAGATTTGGAGCTGGATGAGCGGCGCTTTGGCGAGCTGACAGACCTGCCCCCGTTCGCTGGCTTTGGGCGTGGGGGCATGAAGCATGCAGAGTCCATCATGTCCTTCCACGTCGACCTGGGTCCTTCTATGCTCGGGGACATCCTCAGTGTGATGGACAAGAAAGGCTGGGACGATGACGACCTTGGCTATGAGGAAGGAAAGAGCAGCGAGGGGCATGCGTCCCCATCCCCGCTCGGCCTTCAGGCAGATGCTGAAGAAGATGGCGAAGCGGAGGAGCTTCTGGAGCCTCCACTCCGTCCACCTCGTGCCGTGGATGTGGAGAACCATGAACCGGGCCCCTACACACCCGAGCCATGGCCCAAGTACCACCAGCACCTGGACAGCTGCTCCATCTCCAGCTCGGGCTCTGCTGCCCTGGAGGAGAAACCACTGGGCCTCTCGCACGGGGGAGACACAGATAGTGCCAAGTTTAGCTCACCACGGGGGGAGGATGAGAAGGACTTCTCTTTCATGGATGAGGACGATGATGAAATTCGTGTTTAA